In the Lampris incognitus isolate fLamInc1 chromosome 11, fLamInc1.hap2, whole genome shotgun sequence genome, one interval contains:
- the tex30 gene encoding testis-expressed protein 30 isoform X1 gives MIYRLWCVCFQEILKVPFGSKQLDAAVCVPRRADGPHTAVILTHGAGGDMNYKPLVSLARSLATNGCACLRFTCKGLNLVYRIKAYRAVWEYLKSQEKFPVGCLFLGGRSMGCRAAAALARQLTAETEDAVQGVVCLSFPLHPPGQTHKHSQRSEDLRGLPEQTPVLFVSGTEDNMCDRVLFDKVVKEMKAQVDVCWLEGGSHGLTVKGRDEESVLTEVNSQVVSWILRKTTQTSNC, from the exons ATGATCTACAGGTTGTGGTGTGTTTGCTTTCAGGAGATCCTGAAGGTTCCGTTTGGCTCAAAGCAGCTGGACGCTGCCGTGTGTGTTCCTCGCCGAGCCGATGGTCCCCACACAGCCGTCATACTGACGCACGGAGCGGGCGGCGATATGAACTACAAACCGCTGGTTTCTCTCGCACGCAGTTTAGCAACGAACGGGTGCGCCTGTCTGCGTTTTACCTGCAAAGGCCTAAATCTGGTTTATAGGATAAAGGCTTACCGAGCGGTTTGG GAATACTTGAAATCGCAGGAGAAATTCCCTGTTGGCTGCCTATTTCTTGGAG GCAGATCCATGGGGTGTCGGGCTGCTGCCGCCCTAGCCAGACAACTGACTGCTGAGACAGAGGATGCAGTACAgggtgttgtctgtctgtccttccccCTGCATCCcccaggacagacacacaaacatagtCAGCGGAGTGAGGACCTCAGGGGGCTGCCTGAACAGACGCCTGTGTTGTTTGTATCAGGCACAGAGGACAACATGTGTGATAGG GTCCTCTTTGACAAGGTGGTCAAGGAAATGAAGGCCCAAGTGGATGTCTGTTGGCTGGAGGGTGGCAGCCATGGGCTCACTGTGAAAGGGAGGGATGAAGAGTCTGTACTGACTGAAGTGAACTCACAAGTTGTGTCCTGGATTCTAAGAAAAACAACACAGACTTCCAATTGTTAA
- the tex30 gene encoding testis-expressed protein 30 isoform X2, producing the protein MEKFSEEILKVPFGSKQLDAAVCVPRRADGPHTAVILTHGAGGDMNYKPLVSLARSLATNGCACLRFTCKGLNLVYRIKAYRAVWEYLKSQEKFPVGCLFLGGRSMGCRAAAALARQLTAETEDAVQGVVCLSFPLHPPGQTHKHSQRSEDLRGLPEQTPVLFVSGTEDNMCDRVLFDKVVKEMKAQVDVCWLEGGSHGLTVKGRDEESVLTEVNSQVVSWILRKTTQTSNC; encoded by the exons ATGGAGAAGTTCAGCGAG GAGATCCTGAAGGTTCCGTTTGGCTCAAAGCAGCTGGACGCTGCCGTGTGTGTTCCTCGCCGAGCCGATGGTCCCCACACAGCCGTCATACTGACGCACGGAGCGGGCGGCGATATGAACTACAAACCGCTGGTTTCTCTCGCACGCAGTTTAGCAACGAACGGGTGCGCCTGTCTGCGTTTTACCTGCAAAGGCCTAAATCTGGTTTATAGGATAAAGGCTTACCGAGCGGTTTGG GAATACTTGAAATCGCAGGAGAAATTCCCTGTTGGCTGCCTATTTCTTGGAG GCAGATCCATGGGGTGTCGGGCTGCTGCCGCCCTAGCCAGACAACTGACTGCTGAGACAGAGGATGCAGTACAgggtgttgtctgtctgtccttccccCTGCATCCcccaggacagacacacaaacatagtCAGCGGAGTGAGGACCTCAGGGGGCTGCCTGAACAGACGCCTGTGTTGTTTGTATCAGGCACAGAGGACAACATGTGTGATAGG GTCCTCTTTGACAAGGTGGTCAAGGAAATGAAGGCCCAAGTGGATGTCTGTTGGCTGGAGGGTGGCAGCCATGGGCTCACTGTGAAAGGGAGGGATGAAGAGTCTGTACTGACTGAAGTGAACTCACAAGTTGTGTCCTGGATTCTAAGAAAAACAACACAGACTTCCAATTGTTAA